A genomic region of Dreissena polymorpha isolate Duluth1 chromosome 4, UMN_Dpol_1.0, whole genome shotgun sequence contains the following coding sequences:
- the LOC127876951 gene encoding glyoxylate reductase/hydroxypyruvate reductase-like — MSTRPRIYLTQKIPEECEGWRLLRESCDVKVYDEIETGHMIVPRDQLLRDVRGVDALYLALPVQVDAELLDAAGPQLKVIATKSVGLNHIDLAECARRNIPVGYTPDVLTDAVAEATIALTLATARRHKEGIQAVHGGQWGKTWESSLYLCGKDICNSVVGIVGLGRIGLGVAKRLRAFGISRLLYCGRASKPHAAEVNGEYVSFDELLKMSDFVIACCSITPENHHLFNADAFGKMKKSAIFINASRGILVDQDALYVALASGQIFAAGLDVTTPEPLPPDHRLLTLPNCTVHPHLGSATVTARHAMADLSARNALAGLRGEPLPAPVPLI, encoded by the exons ATGAGCACGCGCCCGCGCATCTATCTGACCCAGAAGATACCGGAAGAATGCGAGGGATGGCGTCTACTCAGGGAATCGTGTGACGTCAAGGTTTACGACGAAATCGAAACTGGTCACATGATAGTACCTCGTGACCAGTTACTGCGGGACGTCCGCGGTGTGGATGCACTTTATTTGGCATTGCCGGTGCAGGTCGATGCGGAACTTCTCGACGCCGCTG GCCCGCAGTTGAAGGTAATAGCTACCAAGTCCGTCGGCTTGAACCACATTGATTTGGCAGAGTGCGCCCGACGGAATATCCCAGTTGGCTATACACCGGATGTGCTTACCGACGCGGTCGCCGAAGCAACTATCGCTCTGACTTTGGCAACAGCTAGAAGACATAAAGAAG GTATCCAAGCGGTTCACGGCGGCCAGTGGGGCAAAACCTGGGAAAGTTCTCTGTACCTCTGTGGCAAGGACATCTGCAACTCAGTCGTCGGCATTGTCGGCCTCGGGCGCATAGGACTCGGCGTTGCCAAGCGACTGCGCGCGTTCGGGATAAGTCGTCTGCTGTACTGCGGGCGCGCATCAAAACCGCATGCAGCAGAGGTGAATGGTGAATATGTTTCGTTCGATGAACTATTGAAAATGTCCGATTTTGTTATTGCGTGTTGCTCAATCACCCCGGAGAACCATCATTTATTTAACGCGGATGCGTTTGGAAAGATGAAGAAATCGGCCATTTTTATCAACGCGTCACGTGGTATCCTTGTTGACCAAGATGCGCTCTACGTTGCGCTTGCTTCCGGACAGATTTTTGCAGCGGGCCTGGACGTTACGACTCCTGAACCACTTCCGCCGGACCACAGACTGCTGACGCTACCAAACTGCACTGTACACCCACACCTGGGTAGCGCTACTGTTACGGCCCGGCACGCTATGGCGGACCTGTCTGCTCGCAATGCATTGGCCGGTTTGAGAGGAGAGCCACTTCCTGCGCCCGTTCCGCTGATCTGA